Sequence from the Populus nigra chromosome 17, ddPopNigr1.1, whole genome shotgun sequence genome:
TCGAGCTCCTCTTGACttgatttttagtgatgtttggggtccaTCCCTTATCTTGTCATCTGATGGTTTtcgttattttgttttttttgtggatGCTCATACAAAGTTTATATGGTTTTATCCTTTGGTTGCTAAGTCTgatgtttttgcaatttttcatCAGTTTCAGGCGCTTGTGGAGCGCCAATTCTCCTTAAAAATTAAGTCTGTTCAAACCgattggggtggtgaatatcaaaaactaaatacatattttaaaacgattggtattcatcatcgtGTGATCTGCCCTCacactcataaaaaaaatggcatGGTTGAACGCCGTCATAGACATATTGTTGAAATTGGACTCACTCTCCTTGGGCAATGTCACGCTCCCCTAAAATATTGGAGTTATGCTTttgaaagttttatttatttgattaatcgcATGCCCTCTCCCGTTCTTAATAATAAGACACCGTTTGAATGTCTTCTAAAATCGACACCTGATTATGCGTTTCTTTGTACCTTCGGGTGTCtctgctttccttttcttcgtCCATACAATGCTTACAAGTTAGAATTTCGGTCCACTCCTTGTGTTTTTCTAGGATATAGTACCTCGCATGTCGGTTATCGATGTCTTGATTTGtcatcaaaacaaatttatctTGCTCGTCATGTCTGGTTtcatgaaaaatgtttttcctcTTGATAAAACTGAACAGATTGCAGCAACACCCAAACATCCCTCTACTCCCTCTATAGCCATCACTTTACATCCTCTTATGCAACCCTCTTCAGTCCCTTCACCACTGCCCCCTACACTTTCTACACCTTCTTCGGCTCACTTACCAGTATCTGCATGTTATTATGATCATTCTTCAATTGCAGGTTCAGATTCGTCACACTCACAGTCGTCGCCCGATGCTGCTGCCAGCTCCCCTGGTTTATCCCCTATTCGCTCCCCTGTTGTGGGTGCTTCTTCTGCTGGGTCTCCATCACGATCTGCGCCTATATTGAGTTCTTCAACCACAAGTTCTTCCTCTCTTTCCCCTCCTGACATTAACGTATGTGTTGATCTGTCTAAGTTCAATCTTCAGCACGTCCCTGCCGCTGTCTCCTCTCCATCTCAGCGGGCTCGCACCCATCCTATGGTGCTTCGCCCGcggccagaaaaaaaaatgctaatctTAGCATTGCGGCTGTCTCACAAGTCACGACCTTACCTCAGCAGGAGCCATTGTCATTTAAGGACGCAAACAGGTATGTTACTTGGGACACTGCCATGCAGGAGGAACTTCAGGCACTTCACTTTAATCAGACTTGGACGTTGGTGCCTCCCCATCCAACTATGAATGTGATTGGTAGTAGATGggtttacaaaataaaaagacatgctGATGGTCAGGTCGCCCGATATAAAGCACGATTAGTTGCTTGCTACTTCACTCAACAAGAAGGGATTGATTATTTGAAGACGTTCAGTCTAGTGATTAAGCCTACAACAGTTCGCCTTGTGCTCACTATTGCTGTCTCATATGGTTGGACCATTCATCAGTTGGATGTTCATAATGCCTTCCTAAATGGCATTCTTCAGGAAGAGGTATACATGGCGCAACTCACGACACGCACCGCTATTTCTATTAACTCACGTcactctttcttctctctctcacactCCACTGTACTTTGTTTTATGTCCTCCACTTGTAGCAAATGAAAAGTATCattattctttttccttaagTTGACCGGTAGATAGCGTTTCGTGTTGTTTAATGAATGTTTTTCtgtattaaaataacatattttttattttaaaattttatttttgatatgaatatattaaaatgatttgaaaataaaaaaataataaaaaagtgctCTTGATTCTCGGTTCGTTAATCGGAGCCTTCTGCCAAATTCAAGAATGTTTGGTGGTGAAAAATCTCAGTCTACAAGCATTCCTGAATACTTAGTTGGAGCCTTCTGAGAAACTCAAAGAATAGGAGGCAGTGATAAATTAATTTCTGGATTGATCTTTAACAGGGACTGTTCAATGGACAAATTTCTACGCCCGAGCTCATTGGACTAGATATGTCTTTGTGGACCTAGAAGCTGTTCAGTTGCGTGCTAGGTTCTTGGGACGTTACAGACAACCATGCACATGGACGATCCAGACAAACACCATTAGTGCAAACACTAGCTATCTGTTCAATTCGCAAGCAATAAAATCCCATCACAAAAGTATTTTCTCTTTTGAATGATCATAGGTTACAAAGTGATGTTTGATTGTAACATTTCATTGATGAACCTGTCTAAATTAATGGATGATGAACCATTTTCTAACACTCTTCTCCTCCAATCAAGTTCCTGATAAGCTTCTCCACTTTTTCTCTCTTGACATTGTTATCAATTTCCATGCCAACTCCCCATTCAATGCAAGCATAGCTACAATTTATTGGTTGATCAGCTAATAAAGGCCAACATATCACTGGCACTCCAGCACACAAGCTTTCAATAATCGAATTCCAACCAGTATGAGTCAGAAATCCCCCGACTGATGGGTGGTTCAGAACTTCCTCTTGTGGAGACTAACTAGTTACGAAACCACGATTTTGAGTTTCCAGTTTCCACTTGAAACTCAGCTGGCAAAATCATCGACTCACCGGTAACAGTGgagaataattaggaggcttaacctTTGATTCAACCaatcctttttagtttatatatgtAGGACAATATACAATAGTTAATGTATAGAATACAATACTAGAGTAGTGCCtataatatttcctatatagtatacattctataatatgctTCCTCAAGCTGAGGGTAGAGGATCGACCCGAAGCTTGAAACGAAAAGCAGTAAACGAAGTAGTATGAAGTGGCTTAGTAAAGACATATGCAAGTTGATCCTAAGAGGAAATGAAACGAATCTGAATCTCCTTCTTCGCAACTCTATCtcaaacaaaatgataatcgacctcaacatgttttgtgtaaaaatgaaaaacatgattCGTAGATAAATAAGTAGCACCAAAATTATAACATCAAATGATAAGAGCTGAAACAGATAGAATCTGAAGATTTGTAAATATACTCAAGCCAGATAACCTCAGCAGTACCATCTACTAAGGTTTTGTACTCAGCTTCAGTAGAGGAGCGAGCAACTGTACGTTGCTTAAGATAACCAAAGGACACAAGATAATCActtgtagatttttttatcatcaatacTACCTGCAAAATCTACATTTGTAAAGCAATGTAATGGAAAGGAAGAACTATGAGTAATATGTAGGCCATGTGTTGTCGTACCCTTAAGATAACGTAAAATGCGTTTAACAGCAATCCAATGAGAGTATGTAAGaacatgcataaactgacagactcTGTTAACAACAAAGCAAATATTTGTTCTCTCAAAAATAAGATACTGAAAAACACTCACAATTTAACGAAAACGTATAACATTAGAAAACAAAGTATTTGATAATATGATAGCTTTGGATATAAAGATAGAAGTATCAACATGTTTCCAAGATATCCTACCATGTTTGAAAATGgagcatttatttattatgatatttaaattcCAATAAAAGGCAACGGACAGGGAAGGAATGATATTTGATCTTTTAACAGACGAACGAAATTTGatcttttcatgaattttttatttctagtgtGACGATCTAATTGTTTGAAGAGATTATTTCATGGATGAACTTGTCCAAATTAATGGATGATGCACCCTCTGGCCCAACAGCTTCTTCAGCCAACCTTTTCCACTCCATAGCCTTTCCCCTCATTTTCTCACCCTTTTCCCCTTCCATTAGCTCCTTCACCAGCATCTCCACTTCTTCCCTCTTGACGTTACTATCAATCTCCATTCCAACTCCCCATTCATTGCAGCTATATCTACAGTTCATTGCTTGATCACCGAAGAAGGGCCAACACACCATTGGAACACCAGCACACAAGCTCTCAATGGTTGAACCCCAGCCACTATGAGTTAGAAACCCTCCAACTGCTGGATGGTTAAGCACTTCCTCTTGTGGACACCAACTTGTAATAAAGCCACGCTTTTCAGTTTCCTCTGCAAATTCAGCTGGTAAAACAGCTGATTCACCGACGACCAAATCTGGTCTTATAATCCACAAGAATGGGATATTACTATTAACTAATCCCATTGCAAACTCCACCAGTTGATCAGCTGTCATCACTGTTATGCTTCCAAAATTCACGTACACCACTGATTTGGGTTCCCTTGTTTCCAGCCATTGGAGACACTCATGGTCTTCTTTCCATAGACTGTAGCCAATAGACTTCAAGCCATTTTCTTCGAATTGATTTAGGAGTAACTGGAGTGGACCAATGGAATAAACTCGAGGGAAAATAGTGGAAAGGCCACCTAAAACTTCTGGTTCCAAGGCGTCAAAAGTATGAAAAGCAATTGCACGAGCTTTAGCAGAAGTTTCAGCAGCTCCAATGACAAAGTTAAATACAACCTCATCTGAATCTGTTGTTTCAATAAATGGAAAATGTTTAAGACGAACGTCTTTCATACCAGGAGCCCAGTCTACTTTTGTCTCAAGATAGCCGTTGCTTAGACTGCTCAAATCTGCAACACACAATCTTATTAGACCAAgctcaaaatgaaaatttattgctCATAATCATTGATCTTGCCTGTGTGATTTAAGCTTGGTAATTTTTCTCGGAACGCGGACATatcaaactaattaaattgtaatattttttttaataataatagagagtatgaataaaaattttttatttaaaagataatttctaaaaagttaaatatcatttagagaaaaataaaatgaatgcgcTGTAAATGAGATAAGGAAAGAataaagagaaatataaaaaagaaagagtagtTAAATTAGTGATTTGTATATGTTTATATCTGAATATTATctattctataaataaaatcattatcaaTATAGCTGAAATTAGGTTTAGTATATTTTAGCCAAACCGATAATCTATAtgcaagataaaaaaagaaattagaaactCAATCCAGCTATACCTCGTTAAAaactagataattttttataagccAA
This genomic interval carries:
- the LOC133676936 gene encoding 7-deoxyloganetin glucosyltransferase-like; amino-acid sequence: MGSISKPHVVVIPCPLQGHIKTMLKLAKLLHYKGLHITFVSTEFNHKRFLRSRGPHALDDLPGFHFRTIPDGLPPSDIDATQDIPSLCDAMNKNFLAPFKDLLLQLKNTVSENNPPVTCIVSDPFAPFSIKAGEEVGLPVVMYATMNACGYMGFKQLHALRERGFTPIKDLSSLSNGYLETKVDWAPGMKDVRLKHFPFIETTDSDEVVFNFVIGAAETSAKARAIAFHTFDALEPEVLGGLSTIFPRVYSIGPLQLLLNQFEENGLKSIGYSLWKEDHECLQWLETREPKSVVYVNFGSITVMTADQLVEFAMGLVNSNIPFLWIIRPDLVVGESAVLPAEFAEETEKRGFITSWCPQEEVLNHPAVGGFLTHSGWGSTIESLCAGVPMVCWPFFGDQAMNCRYSCNEWGVGMEIDSNVKREEVEMLVKELMEGEKGEKMRGKAMEWKRLAEEAVGPEGASSINLDKFIHEIISSNN